The DNA region GCTGCTGGGCAGCAAGGTCATCGGCGTGCTCTACGCCGCCGACCGGGCCCCGCGCGAGTTCGCCGCCGAGGAGGTCGCGCTGCTGGCGTCGTTCGCCGACCACGCCGCCATCGCCATCGACAACGCGCACCTGCTCGACGAGACGCGGCTCGCGCTGGCGGAGCTGAACAGCGCCAACGAGACGATCAGCGCGCACAACGACGCGATGCACCGAGCCGAGGACGCCCACGACAAGCTGATGGACTTGGTGCTGCGCGGCGGCGACGTGCCGGAGGTGGCCGCGGCGGTGGCGCAGGTGCTGCGCGGCGGCATCGCGGTCTACGACTCGGCGGGCGCCGAGCTGGCGAACGCGGGCGCCGGATCGGTCCGGCCCACGCCCAAGGCGGTCGCGGCGTCCCGGTCGTCCGGCCGCGCGGTGTCCACTTCGGACTCTTGGGTGTGCGCGGTGCACGCGGGCCAGGAACTGCTGGGCAGCCTGCTGCTGACCGGCAGGCCGAGCCTGGAGGACGCCGACCGGCGGCTGTTCGAACGCGCGGGCGTAGTCACCGCGCTGCTGCTGATGCTGCGCCGGTCGGTCGCGCAGGCCGAGGACGAGGTGCGCGGGGAACTGCTGACCGATCTACTCACCGCCCCCGACCGCAACCCCGGCGCGCTGCTGGCCCGCGGCCACCGCCTCGGCGTCGACCTGACCGAGCCGCACTCGGTGCTGGTCGCCACCGCCGACGACGTCCCCCGGCGGCGGCTGGCGATGGCGGCCACCCGCTACGGCGCGCTGGTCGGGGTGCACGCCGACCAAGTCGTGGTCCTGGCACGGGAGGGCGACGCGGGCAAGCTGGCCGCCCGGATGGCCGTCGAACTCGGCTCCACTGTGGACACACCGGTCACGGTCGGCGCGGCGGGCCCGGTGGCGGGGATCGGCGAGTTGGTCGACGCCTACGCCGAGGCCGCCAGGTGCGCACGGTCGCTCGTCGCGCTCGGGCGCGTCGGACAGGGCGGGTCGATGGGCGACCTGGGGTTCGTCGGCCTGCTGCTCGGCGCGTCGGCGAACCTGGACGACTACGTACGGACCACGCTCGGCCCGGTCCTGGAGTACGACGACCGGCGGGGCACTGAACTGCTGCGCACGCTGCGGGCGTACTACGCCAGCGGGGCGAACCTGACCAGGGCCAAGGACGCGCTGCACGTGCACGTCAACACGGTGGTGCAGCGGATGGAGCGGATCGGGTCACTGCTGGGCCACGACTGGCAGGCGCCGGAGCGCGCGCTGGAGATCCAGCTCGCGCTCCGGCTGCATGACCTGATGGCCTAGTAGGACCTACTTACCGGCGCGGTAGGCGGTCCAGGCGTTCTGCATACGGGTGTCCTGGCCCGCGGTGAACTGGTTGTAGCAATCGTCGTAGGAGTAGTCCATGTAGTTGTGGATCGGGTCGGTGCCGGGCAGGGTGCAGGAGTCGCGGCCCTCCGGGCAGCCCGAGGTGGAGCTGGACTGGGCCGGAGTGTCGGCGACCTCGTCGTTGGTCGAGGTGCAGCCGCCCTGGAAGGTGTGCCAGAGGCCCATCCAGTGGCCGACCTCGTGGGTCAGGGTCTTGCCGAGGTCGAAGTTGGTCGCGCTGCCGCCGGGCACGCTGGCGTAGTCGATGACGACGCCGTCGAGGCTGGGGCTGCTGGCGTACCACGTCGGGAAGGTCGCGAAGCCGAGGCCGCCGATGTCGACCGACCACACGTTCAGGGTGCTCGCGCCGCCCACGCGGGTCGCGGTCTTCATCTGCTTCTCGACGTTCGACCGGTCGGTCTTGGTGAACCAGGTGTTGTTCGACCAGCGCTTGGTCTGCTGCAGGGTGAAGGTGAAGCCGGTGTTGGCGGCCACCCCCGGCGCCTCGACGCCCGCGAAGCCGTCGTTGAGGACCTTGATCTGCGCGGCGACCGTGGCGTCGGAGATGTTGCCGACGCCGCCGGTGCCGGTGACCACGTGGAAGACGACCGGGATGTTCCCGCCAGCGGCCAGCGCGCCGTTGGCGCCCAGCGCGGCGACCTTGGCCTGGAGGTCCTTGTTCATCCGAGCGGCCTCGAACTGGGTGACCTCGTTGCGCTCGGAACCGGCGGCGGACCCCGGCTTCACGCGATCGGCCGACAGCGGGCTGTCGCAGATCTCGGGGCTGGCGGTCAGCTGAGCGGGCGCGGCGGACGCGCCGCCCGTGCCGCTGAAGAGTGTGAGACCACCGAGTGCGAGGGCGGTGGCGACCATGGCCGACCGCAGACGCGGGTTCGACATGTGATGTCCTCCGGGCAGGGGGTTGGGGACCGGCGGTGCGAATACTCACCGGGTGACCGCCAAAACGAGGGCATCATTGTGATTTCGCTCACCTAATTAACGTATTACCAAATATTGGCTGGCGAGGCGTTAACCCGCAGGTCACCGACCTGTCGATCACGCGGCTGGATCACGCGACCGGCCACGCGGACAAGATCTCCTCGGGACCAACCACGAGATCGACCGACTCGGCCAGGCCGTCGGACACCCCGGACAGCGAGGCCACCACCAGACCGGCCTCGCCAGGACTGAACCCGGGCACCTGAGCCGCCGACCGGTGGAGTTGGGCGAGGTCGTGGTGATCGAACGCGGTCCCGAGCCACTTGATCGAGCCCGCGAACGCGATCCGATCCGCCACCGGCGCGCGGTCCGCGCCGACGAGATCGACTTCGGGATCGAACTGGCGGTTCCACCAGCCGCCGACGACGTTGACGTCCGACCAGGGGAAGTCCTCCGCCGTCGCGAGAAGCTCGAACGCCCGGCGAATCAGGGGCTCGACGGCTTTGCCACGCCAACTGTTCCAACGCTGCCGAAGCAACCGGACTCCCGCGTCCGGGCGCCCCCGCCGCGCTTGTTCCTGGGCCGCTCTGCCGATGGCCAGATACAGCCGCAAATTGCTGTCATCGACGCGATACAGCGCGGGCTTGCCGGGGCGCTCGGACAGTGGCTGGTCGACGGCCAGCACTCGCTTCTCGTGAACGAGTCGGTTGAGCATGGGCGAGAGCGACCCTGAGGGAACCGCACCCTGCCGCCCGCCTGCCGCGGCGGCGATGTTGGCGTGGGTCCGCTCGCCGCCCCCAACCGCTTCAAGGACGCGGCGAGCCTGGTCCGGCGACGCGAATTCCGCCATCAACGCCGACTCCGGGATACCGAACACCGGCGCCGCCGGATCGGCGCACTCGTCCTCGAGGAACGACATCGGTGCCATGCCATGCGGCCAACTCCTGATGATTCCGGGGAGTCCGCCGGTGATCAGATGGGCATCGATGGCGTCCGCCGCGCGCAATCCCAACGCCTGCCCGGTTTCAGCGGGGCTCAGCGGGCCAAGCACGAAGTTGTCCGCACGGCCGTAGAACGGGCGATCGTACGACGTGAGCCGTTCCATCATGTGAATGTCGCTGCCGAGGAGCAGCAAGAGGACCGGCCGACTCGACAGCAGTCGATCCCACGCCGTCTGGAGTGCACCGTCGAAGAGGTCGTCCTGCTCCGAGATCCAGGGCAGTTCGTCCATCACCACTACCGACGGCTCATCGGGCAACACGGAGGCCAGGATGCGGAAAGCATCCGGCCACCCCCCCGGCGCCTTGTCGGGGACGAGGCTCGAATCAGGCGCATACGCCTTGATCTCGTCAAGGAACATCGTCACTGCCTCGACCTGTGACGCGCCTTTGGTGGCCGAGAAGAACATGTAGCGACGATTCGCACGGTCGCAGAACTCTTGAACCAAGCGGGACTTGCCGACCTGACGGCGGCCGCGGATCGCGACCGCGACGGCGCTCTTCGTGGCCTCGACCCGATCGAGTCGCTTGCGCAGCGCGGCGAGTTCGGCGACCCGCCCGACGAAACCCGCCACCTTGCCTCCATCTACGTAGAAGAAATCTACATAGATTGACTCTACCAAAACGCCACCTGGGGACCGCCCCGAAACGGTCCCCAGGTGACGACCCCCGGTCACTCGGTGCGCATCGAACTCAATCGGGTCGCACCACGCAGGAAGGGCAGGGTCAGCACCGAGACGAGTAGCCCGAGGACGACCGCCGCCGCGGTCATCACCCCGACGCCCGCCCAGTCGACCTGATATGGCGTCGACGACGACAGGCGCATGATCAAGCCGCCGAGCGACAGGCCCACCGCCAGCGCGAGCACCACGCCCAAGCCGATCGGCACCGCGATCTGCCAGAACAGCGACCGGGCCAGCGCCCCGGTCGGCACCCCGCTCGCGGCCAGGATCGCCAGTGGGCGGCGGCGTTCGCGGATGTGTTCCAGGGCCAGCACCAGGAGGCTGATCCCGGCCAGCAGCAGAGTGAACAGCGACCCGCCGAGTAGGGCGCGGCGGATGGTCGTGAACATCTCTTCCTGCGGGCTGGAGAAGCTGGACCAGTCCTGGGCGACGTAGGTGTTCCAGCCCGTCCGCGCCACCGCGGTGCGGACCCGTTCCACGGCATCGTCGTCGGCCGTGGGGATGTACAGCCCGGCGTAGGCGCCGACCGGCGGGGACGCCGGGGCCGACGCACCCTCGGCGACGATCGGACCCATCAGGAATTCGGGATTCACCCGCTTCAGATCCTCGGGTTCCGCCTGCGGCGGGATCCGTCGGCGAGTCGCGGGCACGGTCCACTGCCCGTACCGCTCGATGGTGTGGCGCGTTTCGACCAGATTCACCTTGCGCCCGGGTGTTAGCCCGTCGGTGGCGCCGGTCACGTCATCGCTCGGCGAGAACAGCTGGCCGTCGGCGCAGCCGGTGACGTTTAGACGCCGTTCGATGACCGCGCAGTCCGCGACTCGGATGCCGCTGATGGAGCCGTCCCCGTCGAACTCGATGGCCACGTCGCGGAACTTCTCGACCTTGGCACCCGGCAGCAGCGCGGAAAGTTCCTTCTCGGTCGTGGCGATGCCTTCGCTCGTCCCCGACACCAGGACCGACCCGGTGATCGAAATGGCCGAGTCGGGGGTCGCCTCGAACCGATCCCCCATCGACAGCAGCACGCCCTGCAGCGCGATCGCGGCCGCGAGCACGACCGCGACGCCGCTGACCACCCGCGCCGAGGTCCCGCTGTCGAGTTGCAGCCTGCGGATCGCGAGCTGCCACGACGACGGTCCGCCACGCAGCCCGGACACCGTCCGCTCGACCACCCAGGGCAGCAGCAGCGGAACGCCCACGAGCAGCAGGGTCGTGCCGGTCGCGATGACGGCCGACCACAGGTGGTCGTTCGCGCTGAGCTCGGCCGCGTACAGCAGCAGCGCGACACCGAACCCGACCACCGCGAGCCGCCACGCCATGCGGCGTCGGACCGGTTTGCTGAACCGGACCACGCTCAGCGGCTCGATGATGGTGCGGCGCAAGGCGAACTGGGCGGTGAGCACGGCCAGGACCGGGATCGACAGCCCGACCAGCACCGCGAGCCACCACGTCGGCGTGATGTCGCTCGGGTACACGGTGATATCCATGATCCGCACGCCCGCCGCGGCCTCGCGGCTGACCAGGAACACCCCGACCCCGAGCACCAACCCGATGACGGCGCTGACCAGGCTCTCGGCCGCCGCGATGCGCCGGACCTGCCTGCTGTCCCCGCCGACAAGCCGGAGCGCGGACAGCTTCCGGTCGCGTTCGGCGCCCGCGATCCGGGTGCTCGACGTGATGAAGATGAACACCGGCACGAGCAGCGCGACCGACCCGAGCAGCACCAGCAGCAGCAGGCCCGGGTCCATCGGCGAGCCTTGGCGCGGGACGCCGAACGAGTACACGTCGATGACCTGGGGCGCCGTGATCGGGCCCGATCCCAGATAGGCGGTCAGCGAGTCCGGGGCGGTGACCGCCATCGGGTCGATGGTCCCGACCACCCGCTGGGGGAACCGCTCGCGCAGCAGCGTGCTGCCGTCCGCGGCCATCAGGTCGGCCAGCGCGGGCGACAGGTAGATCTCGCCGTCCGCGGGCATCCTGGGCAGGCCCGGTGGGACGGGCGAGGTCGGACCGGTCGGATACAGCGACTCGACGGAGATCGTCTTGTCCTGGAAGGCGGTCACCCATCCCGCCAGCCGCAGGGGCGCGACCCCGTCAACCGCCGTCGTGTCC from Alloactinosynnema sp. L-07 includes:
- a CDS encoding GAF domain-containing protein; the protein is MTIVAVDAVRTLLDLLAVGASGDQLNKVAAEARAAGVAGPELARIERATEKAQRVRRTVVAHRRREAELTALFDTASDLARLRDTDAVLRSIVHRARMLLGVDVSYLSMNDEVAGRTYMRVTDGSVSALFQQVTLAMGEGLGGLVAQTARPYATRDYFADERFRHTTPIDASVRDEGLSAILGVPLLLGSKVIGVLYAADRAPREFAAEEVALLASFADHAAIAIDNAHLLDETRLALAELNSANETISAHNDAMHRAEDAHDKLMDLVLRGGDVPEVAAAVAQVLRGGIAVYDSAGAELANAGAGSVRPTPKAVAASRSSGRAVSTSDSWVCAVHAGQELLGSLLLTGRPSLEDADRRLFERAGVVTALLLMLRRSVAQAEDEVRGELLTDLLTAPDRNPGALLARGHRLGVDLTEPHSVLVATADDVPRRRLAMAATRYGALVGVHADQVVVLAREGDAGKLAARMAVELGSTVDTPVTVGAAGPVAGIGELVDAYAEAARCARSLVALGRVGQGGSMGDLGFVGLLLGASANLDDYVRTTLGPVLEYDDRRGTELLRTLRAYYASGANLTRAKDALHVHVNTVVQRMERIGSLLGHDWQAPERALEIQLALRLHDLMA
- a CDS encoding zinc metalloprotease, with amino-acid sequence MSNPRLRSAMVATALALGGLTLFSGTGGASAAPAQLTASPEICDSPLSADRVKPGSAAGSERNEVTQFEAARMNKDLQAKVAALGANGALAAGGNIPVVFHVVTGTGGVGNISDATVAAQIKVLNDGFAGVEAPGVAANTGFTFTLQQTKRWSNNTWFTKTDRSNVEKQMKTATRVGGASTLNVWSVDIGGLGFATFPTWYASSPSLDGVVIDYASVPGGSATNFDLGKTLTHEVGHWMGLWHTFQGGCTSTNDEVADTPAQSSSTSGCPEGRDSCTLPGTDPIHNYMDYSYDDCYNQFTAGQDTRMQNAWTAYRAGK
- a CDS encoding ATP-binding protein; amino-acid sequence: MTGGRHLGTVSGRSPGGVLVESIYVDFFYVDGGKVAGFVGRVAELAALRKRLDRVEATKSAVAVAIRGRRQVGKSRLVQEFCDRANRRYMFFSATKGASQVEAVTMFLDEIKAYAPDSSLVPDKAPGGWPDAFRILASVLPDEPSVVVMDELPWISEQDDLFDGALQTAWDRLLSSRPVLLLLLGSDIHMMERLTSYDRPFYGRADNFVLGPLSPAETGQALGLRAADAIDAHLITGGLPGIIRSWPHGMAPMSFLEDECADPAAPVFGIPESALMAEFASPDQARRVLEAVGGGERTHANIAAAAGGRQGAVPSGSLSPMLNRLVHEKRVLAVDQPLSERPGKPALYRVDDSNLRLYLAIGRAAQEQARRGRPDAGVRLLRQRWNSWRGKAVEPLIRRAFELLATAEDFPWSDVNVVGGWWNRQFDPEVDLVGADRAPVADRIAFAGSIKWLGTAFDHHDLAQLHRSAAQVPGFSPGEAGLVVASLSGVSDGLAESVDLVVGPEEILSAWPVA
- a CDS encoding ABC transporter permease; translation: MTGWLNDLRIGVRLAVGGGRTSIARLALSAAGIGIATAVLLLAASVEPMIQAREDRSAAGQPDTTAVDGVAPLRLAGWVTAFQDKTISVESLYPTGPTSPVPPGLPRMPADGEIYLSPALADLMAADGSTLLRERFPQRVVGTIDPMAVTAPDSLTAYLGSGPITAPQVIDVYSFGVPRQGSPMDPGLLLLVLLGSVALLVPVFIFITSSTRIAGAERDRKLSALRLVGGDSRQVRRIAAAESLVSAVIGLVLGVGVFLVSREAAAGVRIMDITVYPSDITPTWWLAVLVGLSIPVLAVLTAQFALRRTIIEPLSVVRFSKPVRRRMAWRLAVVGFGVALLLYAAELSANDHLWSAVIATGTTLLLVGVPLLLPWVVERTVSGLRGGPSSWQLAIRRLQLDSGTSARVVSGVAVVLAAAIALQGVLLSMGDRFEATPDSAISITGSVLVSGTSEGIATTEKELSALLPGAKVEKFRDVAIEFDGDGSISGIRVADCAVIERRLNVTGCADGQLFSPSDDVTGATDGLTPGRKVNLVETRHTIERYGQWTVPATRRRIPPQAEPEDLKRVNPEFLMGPIVAEGASAPASPPVGAYAGLYIPTADDDAVERVRTAVARTGWNTYVAQDWSSFSSPQEEMFTTIRRALLGGSLFTLLLAGISLLVLALEHIRERRRPLAILAASGVPTGALARSLFWQIAVPIGLGVVLALAVGLSLGGLIMRLSSSTPYQVDWAGVGVMTAAAVVLGLLVSVLTLPFLRGATRLSSMRTE